One genomic window of Hymenobacter sp. J193 includes the following:
- a CDS encoding tyrosine-protein kinase, with the protein MAKNENAELEDLIRNAGNGAPSPVIESGFEEENAGFDVTTLLMVARRSVPWIILLILLGVTSSWMFLRYTKPTYKSSSTLKIDEKQDAGALGLGQTLGGAEGLQTVNNLSGEVELIKSNLIYRQLKDSLNLDVNYYSQGTVLETELYGTSPFHVEYDVQDPRFYNTRFGVLFTGPETFQLTHEKNEEPREYRVGTPVDLGGAKVVITKTRHFDEDVVNNNYHFVINDDAAINQYFDDNLSVEIVNPEASTISISFTDHNLRKAHDIVNRIDTVYLLAKLSKNTQGQQQIMQYLDQQLELTRDSLQRAEIALQSFAKRAKMYDVRGGVATITQQLEGQEKERQALQRRLELLTSVARLTSREQISRDENAGVEQSVPGLALLEDPVLTQQIAELNLAQQDLRRVLRSNTEATEAVQQRRAAVDYAKRNVRESLQQSLRVVREQLGALNQQQNKLNTELQVLPQRETERARLQRPFDLYEKSYLMLMDKRVEYSIAKAGTTPDFQILSPASMPSAPISPVRLIVYAIGLAGGIFMGLGLVATRYFMHNSVTNIRELERNTVAPVLGVIPTYDKEKLLVSRLVVDKNPKSAISESIRSIRTNLEFMASSKKKRLISITSTISGEGKTFVTVNLAGIIASSDQRVVILDLDMRKPKVNLAFGAENVKGISTILIERHTWQECIQHTSIPTLDFISAGPTPPNPSELILNPKFDEMLSELHQHYDVIMIDTPPVGLVTDGILIMRKADVPIYIVRADYSKKTFLKNINKLVRTNGFTRLATILNDARSSGLYGYGYGYGYGYGYGYGQGYYEDTQPKRSWWQRLRKQFS; encoded by the coding sequence ATGGCCAAAAACGAAAACGCTGAGCTAGAAGACCTGATCAGAAACGCGGGTAATGGTGCCCCATCGCCCGTTATCGAGTCTGGCTTTGAAGAAGAAAACGCTGGCTTCGATGTAACAACGCTGCTGATGGTAGCCCGGCGGAGTGTACCGTGGATTATCCTGCTCATTTTGCTGGGGGTAACCAGCTCCTGGATGTTTCTGCGCTACACCAAGCCTACCTACAAGTCTTCTTCAACGCTGAAGATTGACGAAAAGCAGGACGCCGGGGCTCTGGGGCTAGGGCAGACGCTGGGTGGGGCCGAAGGGCTGCAGACGGTAAATAATCTGTCCGGCGAGGTAGAGCTGATAAAGTCCAACCTCATTTACCGGCAGCTGAAGGATTCCCTGAACCTGGATGTAAACTACTACTCACAGGGGACGGTGCTGGAAACAGAGCTGTATGGTACTTCGCCGTTTCACGTGGAGTATGACGTGCAGGATCCACGGTTTTACAACACGCGTTTTGGGGTATTGTTTACCGGCCCCGAAACCTTCCAGCTGACACACGAGAAAAACGAAGAGCCGCGCGAATACCGGGTAGGCACTCCGGTGGACCTGGGTGGCGCGAAAGTCGTTATTACGAAAACCCGGCATTTTGATGAGGACGTTGTTAACAACAACTACCACTTCGTAATCAACGACGACGCGGCCATCAATCAGTATTTCGATGACAACCTGTCGGTTGAGATTGTCAATCCAGAGGCCAGTACAATCAGCATCTCCTTTACCGACCATAACCTGCGCAAGGCGCACGATATCGTCAACCGTATCGACACCGTGTACCTGCTGGCCAAGCTAAGCAAGAACACGCAGGGCCAGCAGCAGATTATGCAGTATCTGGATCAGCAGCTGGAACTCACGCGCGACAGCCTGCAGCGGGCCGAAATTGCGCTGCAGTCGTTTGCCAAGCGCGCCAAGATGTACGACGTCCGGGGGGGAGTGGCTACTATCACCCAGCAGCTGGAAGGACAGGAAAAAGAGCGCCAGGCCCTGCAGCGCCGGCTGGAGCTACTCACGAGCGTGGCGCGGCTCACCTCGCGCGAGCAGATTTCGCGCGATGAGAATGCGGGCGTGGAGCAGAGTGTACCGGGCCTGGCGCTGCTGGAAGACCCCGTTCTTACCCAGCAGATAGCCGAGCTTAACCTCGCCCAGCAGGACTTACGACGTGTGCTGCGCTCCAACACAGAGGCTACCGAGGCCGTGCAGCAGCGCCGTGCCGCCGTCGACTACGCCAAGCGCAACGTGCGCGAGTCGCTGCAGCAGAGCCTGCGCGTGGTGCGAGAGCAGCTGGGGGCGCTTAATCAGCAGCAGAATAAGCTCAATACTGAGCTGCAGGTACTGCCGCAGCGCGAAACGGAGCGGGCCCGCCTGCAGCGCCCCTTCGATTTGTACGAGAAGTCGTACCTGATGCTGATGGACAAGCGGGTGGAGTACAGCATCGCCAAAGCCGGTACCACGCCCGATTTCCAGATTCTTTCGCCCGCCTCCATGCCCAGCGCGCCTATCTCGCCCGTTCGGCTGATTGTGTATGCCATTGGCCTGGCGGGTGGCATCTTCATGGGGCTGGGGCTGGTGGCCACGCGCTACTTCATGCACAACAGCGTGACCAACATCCGGGAGCTGGAGCGCAACACCGTTGCCCCGGTTCTGGGCGTTATTCCTACTTACGACAAGGAAAAATTGCTGGTATCTCGGTTGGTTGTTGATAAAAACCCAAAATCAGCTATTTCTGAGTCTATTCGTTCTATCCGGACAAACCTGGAGTTCATGGCCTCGTCCAAGAAGAAGCGGCTGATTTCCATTACCTCAACGATTAGCGGCGAAGGAAAAACCTTTGTTACCGTCAATCTGGCGGGAATTATAGCGTCGTCGGACCAGCGCGTAGTAATTCTTGACCTGGATATGCGCAAGCCCAAGGTTAACCTGGCATTTGGGGCGGAGAACGTGAAAGGTATCAGTACCATCCTTATTGAGCGCCATACCTGGCAGGAGTGCATTCAGCACACGTCCATTCCTACCCTGGACTTTATTTCGGCCGGCCCAACGCCGCCCAACCCATCGGAGCTGATTCTGAATCCCAAATTCGACGAGATGCTGAGTGAGCTGCACCAGCACTACGACGTTATCATGATTGACACCCCGCCGGTAGGACTGGTAACGGACGGCATCCTGATCATGCGTAAGGCCGATGTGCCGATTTATATCGTGCGCGCCGACTATTCGAAGAAGACCTTCCTCAAGAACATCAACAAGCTGGTGCGCACCAATGGCTTTACCCGCCTGGCTACCATTTTGAACGATGCCCGTTCGAGTGGGCTGTATGGCTACGGCTATGGCTACGGCTATGGCTACGGCTATGGCTACGGACAGGGCTACTACGAAGACACCCAGCCCAAGCGCAGCTGGTGGCAGCGGCTGCGCAAACAGTTTTCCTAG
- a CDS encoding polysaccharide biosynthesis/export family protein translates to MRTPLLRLLSWLWLAPVVLLASCATSRSYRQNIMFQTENSTSVDTARLQTALRKLSQNYVIKPNDYLQVRVYTNKGERLVDPNGELRFGVPGNQTLITGATQSGGELTRGGDVGSRPAGDSEFLVQSDGVVKLPMVGYVKITGNTLLQADSLLQLRYNAFYKDAFVATRVTNSRVFVLGTPGGMVVPLYNDNMNLIEILASVNGIDARTNTGSSGGATRYGKAFNIRLIRGDLKNPMVQVIDLSTIEGMRRADLRMQPNDIVYIEPVRRPFREALTDILPLLQVVTTAVTTVLLIINIKQ, encoded by the coding sequence ATGCGCACTCCCCTTCTTCGTCTTCTCAGCTGGCTGTGGCTGGCTCCGGTTGTACTGCTGGCCTCCTGCGCCACCTCCAGGTCGTACCGGCAGAACATCATGTTTCAAACGGAAAATAGCACCTCCGTGGATACGGCGCGGCTGCAAACGGCCCTGAGAAAGCTAAGCCAGAACTACGTCATCAAGCCCAACGACTACCTGCAAGTGCGAGTGTACACCAATAAAGGCGAGCGGCTGGTTGACCCCAACGGGGAGTTGCGTTTCGGCGTTCCGGGCAACCAAACCCTTATTACCGGCGCAACGCAGTCGGGCGGTGAGCTAACCCGCGGTGGTGATGTGGGCAGCCGCCCGGCCGGCGACTCAGAGTTTCTGGTGCAGAGCGACGGTGTGGTAAAGCTTCCAATGGTGGGCTACGTCAAAATCACCGGCAACACGCTGTTGCAGGCCGATAGCCTGCTGCAGCTTCGGTACAATGCATTTTACAAGGATGCTTTTGTAGCTACCCGGGTAACCAACAGCCGGGTGTTCGTACTGGGTACCCCCGGCGGTATGGTAGTGCCACTGTACAATGACAATATGAATCTAATCGAGATTCTGGCCTCCGTAAATGGCATTGATGCCCGGACCAATACGGGTAGCAGTGGTGGCGCCACGCGCTACGGCAAGGCATTTAATATCCGCCTGATCCGGGGAGATTTGAAAAATCCGATGGTACAGGTTATCGACTTGTCAACTATTGAAGGCATGCGCCGGGCCGACCTGCGTATGCAGCCAAACGATATCGTCTATATTGAACCAGTGCGCCGGCCCTTCCGAGAGGCACTAACTGATATACTTCCGTTGTTGCAGGTAGTTACCACTGCTGTTACCACCGTTCTGCTGATTATAAATATCAAGCAATAA
- a CDS encoding acyl-CoA dehydrogenase family protein has protein sequence MELVATENQTMIAQMVRDFGATHIKPHMMRWDETQEFPADVFHKLGELGLMGVLVPQQYGGSGFGYTEYVTAIAELAKIDGSIGLSMAAHNSLCTGHILQHASEEQKQKYLPRLASGEWIGAWGLTEPNTGSDAGNMRTVAVEDGDFYVLNGAKNFITHGKSGHVAVVIARTGEVGDSRAMTAFIVERGTPGFEGGRKEDKLGMRASETTEMIFTDCRIPKENVIGSVGDGFVQALKVLDGGRISIAALSLGIAQGAYEAALQYSKERHQFNQPISNFQGISFKLADMATEIEAASLLTYRAADMKDRGLNVNRESAMAKLYASEVAVRAANEGVQIFGGYGYTKDYPAEKYYRDAKLCTIGEGTSEIQKLVIARTILK, from the coding sequence ATGGAACTGGTAGCAACCGAGAACCAGACAATGATTGCGCAGATGGTGCGCGACTTTGGTGCCACCCACATCAAGCCGCACATGATGCGCTGGGACGAAACCCAGGAATTTCCCGCCGACGTTTTTCACAAGCTCGGTGAGCTGGGCCTGATGGGCGTGCTAGTACCCCAGCAGTATGGTGGCTCCGGCTTCGGCTACACCGAGTACGTAACGGCCATTGCGGAGTTGGCCAAAATCGACGGCAGCATTGGCCTGAGCATGGCAGCGCACAACTCCCTGTGTACCGGCCACATCCTGCAGCACGCCTCCGAGGAGCAAAAGCAGAAGTACCTGCCCCGGCTGGCCAGCGGGGAGTGGATTGGCGCCTGGGGCCTGACGGAACCCAACACCGGCTCCGATGCCGGCAACATGCGCACGGTGGCCGTGGAAGATGGCGACTTTTATGTGCTGAACGGCGCTAAGAACTTTATCACGCACGGTAAAAGTGGCCATGTGGCCGTGGTTATTGCCCGCACCGGTGAGGTAGGCGACTCCCGCGCCATGACGGCCTTCATTGTAGAGCGGGGCACCCCCGGCTTCGAAGGTGGCCGCAAGGAAGACAAGCTCGGCATGCGCGCTTCCGAAACCACCGAAATGATTTTTACCGACTGCCGCATACCCAAAGAAAACGTGATTGGCAGCGTCGGCGACGGTTTTGTGCAGGCGCTGAAGGTGCTCGACGGGGGCCGCATCAGCATTGCGGCGCTCAGCCTAGGCATTGCGCAGGGTGCCTACGAGGCAGCGCTGCAGTACTCCAAGGAGCGGCACCAGTTCAACCAGCCCATCAGCAACTTCCAGGGCATCAGCTTCAAGCTGGCCGATATGGCCACGGAAATTGAGGCCGCGTCGCTGCTCACCTACCGCGCCGCCGACATGAAGGACCGGGGCCTGAACGTGAACCGCGAATCGGCCATGGCCAAGCTGTACGCCTCGGAAGTGGCCGTGCGCGCCGCCAACGAGGGGGTGCAGATCTTTGGGGGCTATGGTTACACCAAAGACTACCCGGCCGAGAAATACTACCGCGACGCCAAGCTGTGCACCATTGGCGAAGGAACTTCCGAGATTCAGAAGCTGGTTATTGCCCGCACTATTCTCAAGTAA
- the rpsU gene encoding 30S ribosomal protein S21 has product MIIVQIKENESVDRALKRFKKKFERTGVLKELRRRTFFQKPSITNRKQKQKAIYKQVTYGNDAAN; this is encoded by the coding sequence ATGATCATCGTCCAAATCAAAGAAAACGAGTCGGTTGACCGCGCCCTCAAGCGTTTCAAAAAGAAATTTGAGCGCACCGGCGTATTGAAGGAACTGCGTCGTCGCACGTTCTTCCAGAAGCCGTCCATCACGAACCGCAAGCAGAAGCAGAAGGCTATCTACAAGCAGGTAACGTACGGCAACGACGCTGCCAACTAA
- a CDS encoding tyrosine-type recombinase/integrase produces the protein MELFFSYLRSERRYSPHTLLSYQTDLRQFSEYLKTAYELDDAALADHTLIRSWIVELMQQNLAPRTVNRKIACLRSYYKFLLRTGAVSKNPMLRITAPKMAKKLPDFVPEESLNGLLNSFEFPESFEGARDQLVLELLYGTGIRLSELLGIRHDDLSLPGRTVRVTGKGNKQRIVPLNPTLVQVLERYIARKQQEFPAGGNAGGPLLVTNKQEPLYEKFVYRTVKHYLSHITTAASQQHPHVLRHSFATHLLSKGADLNAIKELLGHANLAATQVYTHLSIDKLKAVFEKAHPKA, from the coding sequence ATGGAGTTATTTTTTTCGTATCTGCGGTCGGAGCGGCGCTACAGCCCGCACACGCTGCTTTCGTACCAGACCGATTTACGGCAGTTCAGCGAGTACCTGAAGACCGCCTACGAGCTGGACGACGCGGCCCTGGCCGACCATACGCTGATTCGCTCCTGGATTGTGGAGCTGATGCAGCAGAACCTGGCCCCCCGCACCGTCAACCGCAAAATTGCCTGCCTCCGCTCCTACTACAAGTTTCTGCTGCGCACGGGAGCCGTCAGCAAAAATCCGATGCTGCGCATCACGGCCCCCAAAATGGCCAAGAAGCTGCCGGACTTCGTGCCCGAGGAGTCGTTGAACGGGCTGCTGAACTCGTTTGAATTTCCGGAGTCGTTTGAAGGCGCGCGCGACCAACTGGTGCTGGAGCTGCTTTACGGCACCGGCATCCGCCTCTCCGAGCTGCTGGGCATTCGCCACGACGACCTGAGCTTGCCCGGCCGCACCGTGCGCGTCACGGGCAAAGGCAACAAGCAGCGCATTGTGCCCCTCAACCCTACGCTGGTGCAGGTGCTGGAGCGGTATATAGCCCGGAAGCAACAGGAATTCCCGGCGGGCGGCAACGCGGGCGGCCCCCTGCTCGTTACAAACAAGCAGGAACCGCTCTACGAAAAGTTCGTGTATCGCACCGTGAAGCACTATTTAAGCCATATCACAACGGCCGCCTCGCAGCAGCACCCACACGTGCTGCGGCATTCCTTTGCCACGCACCTGCTCAGCAAAGGCGCCGATCTGAATGCCATTAAAGAGCTGCTGGGCCATGCCAACCTGGCCGCCACGCAGGTGTACACGCACTTATCGATTGATAAGCTGAAAGCGGTTTTCGAAAAGGCCCATCCCAAGGCCTAG
- the hpf gene encoding ribosome hibernation-promoting factor, HPF/YfiA family — translation MKVQMQSVHFDADQKLLDFIQKRLDKLETFYDRVTEGEVILRLNNKDGIANKTVEIKVLVPGTMLFAQEDAGTFEAATDAAADSLKRQITKYKDKMVSH, via the coding sequence ATGAAAGTACAGATGCAATCGGTGCATTTCGATGCCGACCAAAAACTGCTCGACTTCATTCAGAAGCGCCTTGATAAACTGGAAACCTTCTATGACCGCGTGACGGAAGGTGAAGTGATTCTGCGCCTCAACAACAAGGATGGTATAGCCAATAAAACGGTAGAAATAAAAGTACTGGTGCCCGGCACCATGCTGTTTGCTCAGGAAGATGCCGGCACCTTCGAAGCGGCTACCGACGCTGCCGCCGACAGTTTGAAGCGCCAGATCACCAAGTATAAGGATAAGATGGTCAGCCACTAA
- the metK gene encoding methionine adenosyltransferase, which translates to MPYLFTSESVSEGHPDKVADQISDAILDEYLRQDPTAKVACETLVTTDFALVAGEIKSTAHVEAEPIIREVIRRIGYNKPEYLFNADTCEVMNRLHEQSADINQGVERATAEEQGAGDQGMMFGYATRETENYMPLALDLSHRLLRELSAIRKAGQEMTYLRPDAKSQVTIRYNDDNTPEAIETIVVSTQHDDFDESEETMLARIKEDIIHILIPRVKAQLGEEVQALFTADITYHINPTGKFVIGGPHGDSGLTGRKIIVDTYGGKGAHGGGAFSGKDSSKVDRSAAYAARHIAKNLVAAGVADQVLVQVAYAIGVAQPVGVFVTTYGTTKANGAFGHQLTDGEIADKVQKLFDLRPYAIVQRLGLQNPIFAESAAYGHMGRQPGTKQVQAADGSTRTVETFTWEKLDYVDQIKAEFAL; encoded by the coding sequence ATGCCGTACCTGTTCACCTCCGAATCTGTTTCGGAAGGTCACCCTGATAAAGTAGCCGACCAGATTTCCGACGCCATCCTCGACGAATATCTGCGCCAGGACCCCACGGCCAAAGTAGCCTGCGAAACCTTGGTAACTACCGATTTTGCGCTAGTAGCCGGCGAAATCAAATCGACCGCTCACGTGGAGGCCGAGCCCATCATTCGGGAAGTTATCCGCCGCATCGGCTACAACAAGCCCGAGTACCTGTTCAACGCCGACACCTGTGAGGTGATGAACCGCCTGCACGAGCAGTCGGCCGACATCAACCAGGGCGTGGAGCGCGCCACGGCCGAAGAGCAGGGCGCCGGCGACCAAGGCATGATGTTCGGCTACGCCACCCGCGAAACCGAGAACTACATGCCTCTGGCCCTCGACCTTTCGCACCGCTTGCTGCGCGAGCTGTCGGCCATTCGCAAGGCCGGACAGGAAATGACCTACCTGCGCCCCGACGCTAAAAGCCAGGTAACCATCCGCTACAACGACGACAACACGCCCGAGGCCATCGAAACCATTGTGGTAAGCACCCAGCACGATGATTTCGACGAAAGTGAGGAAACTATGCTGGCCCGCATCAAGGAGGATATTATCCACATCCTGATTCCGCGGGTAAAGGCGCAGCTGGGCGAGGAAGTTCAGGCGCTGTTTACCGCCGATATCACCTACCACATCAACCCCACAGGCAAGTTCGTGATTGGTGGCCCTCACGGCGACTCCGGCCTCACCGGCCGCAAAATCATTGTGGATACCTACGGCGGCAAAGGTGCCCACGGAGGCGGCGCCTTCTCCGGCAAAGATTCTTCGAAAGTAGACCGCTCGGCAGCCTACGCGGCCCGGCACATTGCCAAAAACCTGGTAGCCGCCGGCGTGGCCGACCAGGTGCTGGTGCAGGTAGCCTACGCCATTGGGGTAGCGCAGCCGGTAGGCGTCTTCGTAACCACCTACGGCACCACCAAAGCCAACGGCGCCTTCGGCCACCAACTCACCGACGGCGAAATAGCCGACAAGGTGCAGAAGCTGTTCGATCTGCGCCCCTATGCCATTGTGCAGCGCCTAGGCTTGCAGAACCCGATTTTTGCTGAGTCGGCCGCTTATGGGCACATGGGCCGCCAGCCCGGTACCAAGCAGGTGCAGGCTGCCGATGGCAGCACCCGCACTGTAGAAACCTTTACCTGGGAAAAGCTCGACTACGTAGACCAGATCAAAGCCGAGTTTGCCCTGTAA
- a CDS encoding prolyl oligopeptidase family serine peptidase, translated as MRVVYLSLFGASSLAAPALAQTAPSALAPLTVEKIMREPAQWLGGLPSAPYWSEDGKHIYFQWNPAKARRDSLYVLSPAGGTPRKVSLAEQRGLPSVRGRYDQRHQRKVYEKDGDIYLLDLKNQRVRRVTNTAERETEADFALQDKLISYTRGGNLFTWDPATGETVQRTDFRRGNRPGPGELDKSAKFLKAQQLALFQVIRQRDQDAKARERAQKALLRLRPKGIWLGSKTVENLQLSPDGCYVTYTLVQEPAADKLALVPNFVTISGFTEEIPTRSKVGAPQTAYELGLYDIGRDTTFVLGYRELKGLDELPAYRKEYQLTAKAPTDTAKTKAGKPATEVRRVVPYGPFWADNGQRAFLVIRSQDNKDRWIVALDPTTQKISLLDRQRDEAWINGPGIGYEAGNVGWLPDSRRIWFQSEETGFSHLYTVDVTTGQKKALTSGKFEIQQAQLSQDKKTWYLTANKTHPGEQHFYQMPLEGGQLTQLTSRPGASEVTLSPDEKTLLVRYSYANKPWELFVMDNKPGAKMRQLTHSTTPEFESYPWRDPEIITIKARDGAEVYARLYRPANAAPQGPAVVFVHGAGYLQNAHKWWSQYFREYMFHNLLADQGYTVLDIDYRGSSGYGRDVRTGIYRYMGGKDLDDHIDGAKLLVEKYGVSPQRIGIYGGSYGGFITLMGMFTQPEVFRAGAALRSVTDWAHYNHGYTDNILNEPYNDSLAYARSSPIYYAEGLKGALLMCHGMVDTNVHFQDIVRLSQRLIELKKENWELAVYPVEDHGFVEPSSWTDEYRRILKLFNTNLKPAGPAPGATGQN; from the coding sequence ATGCGTGTTGTTTACCTAAGCCTTTTTGGAGCTTCCTCATTGGCCGCGCCGGCCCTGGCCCAAACGGCTCCGTCGGCCCTGGCCCCGCTCACCGTCGAAAAGATTATGCGTGAGCCGGCGCAGTGGCTGGGCGGGTTGCCCTCGGCCCCGTACTGGAGCGAGGACGGCAAACACATATACTTCCAGTGGAACCCCGCCAAAGCCCGCCGCGACTCGCTTTATGTGCTGAGCCCCGCAGGCGGCACGCCACGCAAAGTGTCGTTGGCCGAGCAGCGCGGGCTGCCTTCGGTGCGGGGTCGATACGACCAGCGCCACCAGCGCAAAGTGTACGAGAAGGACGGGGATATTTACCTGCTGGACCTGAAAAACCAACGGGTGCGCCGTGTCACCAACACCGCCGAGCGGGAAACCGAGGCCGATTTCGCCTTGCAGGATAAGCTCATCAGCTATACCCGCGGCGGCAACCTGTTCACCTGGGACCCTGCCACCGGCGAAACCGTGCAGCGCACCGATTTCCGGCGCGGCAACCGGCCCGGCCCCGGCGAGCTGGATAAGTCGGCTAAGTTTCTGAAGGCCCAGCAGCTGGCGCTGTTTCAGGTAATCCGGCAGCGCGACCAGGATGCCAAAGCGCGGGAGCGGGCCCAAAAAGCCCTGCTGCGGCTGCGGCCCAAGGGGATCTGGCTGGGCAGCAAAACCGTGGAGAACCTGCAGCTCAGTCCCGATGGGTGCTACGTGACCTACACCCTGGTGCAGGAACCGGCCGCCGATAAGCTGGCGCTGGTGCCTAACTTCGTCACCATATCAGGCTTCACCGAGGAAATTCCGACCCGCTCGAAGGTGGGGGCACCCCAAACGGCCTACGAGCTGGGCCTCTACGATATTGGGCGTGACACCACGTTTGTGCTGGGCTACAGGGAGCTGAAAGGGCTGGACGAGCTGCCGGCTTACCGCAAGGAGTACCAGCTCACGGCCAAAGCCCCCACCGACACCGCCAAAACCAAAGCCGGCAAGCCCGCCACTGAGGTGCGCCGCGTGGTGCCCTACGGCCCGTTTTGGGCCGACAACGGCCAGCGTGCTTTCCTGGTCATTCGTTCCCAGGACAACAAGGACCGCTGGATTGTGGCCCTCGACCCAACCACCCAGAAAATCAGCCTGCTCGACCGGCAGCGCGACGAAGCCTGGATCAACGGCCCCGGCATTGGCTACGAGGCTGGCAATGTGGGCTGGCTGCCCGACTCGCGCCGCATCTGGTTTCAGAGCGAGGAAACCGGCTTTTCCCACCTTTACACGGTGGACGTGACCACGGGCCAGAAGAAAGCCCTGACCAGCGGCAAGTTTGAGATTCAGCAGGCGCAGCTCAGCCAAGACAAGAAAACCTGGTACCTCACCGCCAACAAAACCCACCCCGGCGAGCAGCACTTCTACCAGATGCCCCTGGAGGGCGGCCAACTCACTCAGCTTACTTCCCGCCCCGGGGCTAGTGAAGTAACTCTCTCGCCCGATGAAAAGACGCTGCTCGTGCGCTATAGCTACGCCAACAAGCCTTGGGAGCTGTTTGTGATGGACAACAAGCCGGGCGCGAAAATGCGGCAGCTTACCCACAGCACCACGCCGGAGTTTGAAAGCTACCCCTGGCGCGACCCGGAAATTATTACCATCAAAGCCCGCGACGGGGCCGAGGTGTATGCCCGCCTGTATCGCCCCGCCAACGCTGCGCCCCAGGGCCCGGCCGTGGTATTCGTGCACGGGGCCGGCTACCTCCAGAACGCGCACAAGTGGTGGAGCCAGTACTTCCGCGAGTACATGTTCCACAACCTGCTGGCCGACCAGGGCTACACCGTGCTGGACATCGACTACCGCGGCTCCAGCGGCTACGGCCGCGACGTGCGCACCGGTATCTACCGCTACATGGGCGGCAAAGACCTCGACGACCACATTGACGGCGCCAAGCTGCTGGTGGAGAAATACGGCGTGAGTCCGCAGCGCATCGGTATCTACGGGGGCTCCTACGGGGGCTTCATCACGCTCATGGGCATGTTCACCCAGCCCGAGGTGTTCCGGGCCGGGGCCGCGCTGCGCTCCGTTACCGACTGGGCACACTACAACCACGGCTACACCGACAACATCCTCAACGAGCCTTACAATGACTCCCTGGCTTACGCCCGTTCCTCACCCATCTACTACGCCGAGGGCTTGAAAGGCGCGCTGCTGATGTGCCACGGCATGGTGGATACCAACGTGCACTTCCAGGACATTGTGCGCCTCTCTCAGCGGCTCATTGAGTTGAAAAAGGAAAACTGGGAGTTGGCCGTATACCCCGTCGAAGACCACGGCTTCGTGGAGCCTTCCTCCTGGACCGACGAATACCGGCGTATTCTTAAGCTCTTCAATACCAACCTGAAACCAGCAGGCCCAGCGCCGGGAGCAACCGGGCAAAACTGA
- a CDS encoding GNAT family N-acetyltransferase, producing MPEFQHPVSQFVISSDPARLDIAAIHRYLSQDSYWAQNMPLATLECAIANSLNFGLFAPDGRLAGFARLVTDCATFAWLCDVFVLPEFRGQGLSKWLMEVVWAAPEIQGVRRRMLATLDAHGLYQQFGFQPLANPERYLEIKLHNPYGTPTAN from the coding sequence ATGCCCGAGTTTCAGCACCCCGTCAGCCAGTTCGTCATCAGCTCCGACCCTGCCCGCCTGGATATTGCGGCCATCCACCGCTACCTGAGTCAGGACTCGTACTGGGCGCAAAACATGCCCCTCGCCACCCTGGAGTGCGCTATTGCCAACTCCCTGAACTTCGGTTTGTTTGCGCCCGATGGCCGGCTGGCCGGCTTTGCCCGCCTCGTTACCGACTGCGCCACCTTTGCCTGGCTGTGTGACGTGTTCGTATTGCCCGAGTTCCGGGGACAGGGCCTTTCGAAATGGCTGATGGAAGTGGTGTGGGCCGCGCCGGAAATCCAGGGGGTGCGCCGCCGGATGCTGGCCACGCTGGACGCCCACGGCCTGTACCAGCAGTTCGGGTTCCAGCCCCTGGCCAACCCCGAGCGGTACCTCGAAATCAAGCTCCATAACCCCTACGGCACCCCCACGGCTAACTGA